From Azospirillum baldaniorum, the proteins below share one genomic window:
- a CDS encoding GGDEF domain-containing protein — protein sequence MSAVVTTQDPDVIAAEHHDGLPFDRGTHDRLLRMPPLRGSRIAHSAVPVTVDASALESQLAEARATIAEQRERIAYLESLSMTDELTGLLNRRGFFSHFRREIAAARRQRAKGNGKGGGVLVIIDLDGFKRINDTHGHMAGDAYLRQIARLLVGAVREEDVVARLGGDEFALLLTNTDAACGAARARQIATMACRRGVPWSNAELPIRFSFGVQPYGADDREEEVVRLADSHMYRNKAGRRLRSPGRKAAQPVARSAANRRATA from the coding sequence ATGAGCGCCGTCGTGACCACCCAGGACCCGGACGTCATTGCCGCCGAGCATCACGACGGACTGCCTTTCGACCGTGGGACCCACGACCGTCTGCTGCGAATGCCCCCTTTGCGCGGCTCCCGCATCGCCCATTCGGCGGTGCCCGTGACCGTGGACGCGTCGGCCCTGGAAAGCCAACTTGCCGAAGCCCGCGCCACCATCGCCGAGCAGCGTGAACGGATCGCCTATCTGGAAAGCCTGTCCATGACGGACGAGCTGACGGGGCTGCTGAACCGCCGCGGCTTCTTCAGCCATTTCCGGCGCGAGATCGCCGCCGCGCGGCGGCAGCGGGCCAAAGGAAACGGCAAGGGCGGCGGGGTGCTGGTCATCATCGATCTGGACGGCTTCAAACGGATCAACGACACCCATGGCCACATGGCCGGAGACGCCTATCTGCGCCAGATCGCCCGGTTGCTCGTCGGTGCGGTCCGCGAGGAGGACGTGGTGGCACGCCTGGGCGGGGACGAGTTCGCCCTGCTGCTGACGAACACCGACGCGGCCTGCGGCGCCGCCCGTGCCCGGCAGATCGCCACGATGGCGTGCCGGCGCGGCGTCCCGTGGAGCAACGCCGAACTGCCGATCCGCTTCTCCTTCGGGGTGCAGCCCTATGGGGCCGACGACCGTGAGGAGGAGGTGGTCCGCCTCGCCGATTCCCACATGTACCGCAACAAGGCCGGACGCCGCCTGCGCTCGCCGGGGCGCAAGGCCGCACAGCCCGTCGCACGTTCCGCGGCGAACCGGCGGGCCACCGCCTGA
- a CDS encoding sensor histidine kinase — protein MIPPQHLHLSVAKVPALNTSSDRPNPPSPHPTAEQSSIHAADDAIQPHGALVALRSDGATILACSANTADFLGMAPERLLGRSVDVLELPELAALLEGLAAMPPGLRALGLHAVVTPPGGESLPAFLHEHGGRVILEVERPSAGPESRGAAAPPPGPMPGIATLRDAAGLEAIAAHTAHTVRRLTGLDRVIVCRFDALGNGEVVAKDQAPDWNQAAPDLHPGAALPAAAFDGAPDASPRVRVIPDHAAEPVPLLHADATVPPPDLAHAQLRSPAPARLDFLRRMGAGAALTVPVVHGGKPWGVISGHHRRPHGVPLATRMLAAMAADALSLMLDTAERAVERERRVAQAARQAEVNRVKSDFLTGMSHEFRTPLNAIIGYADFLLHPGIGPLTDRQRDCIGNIRASGAHLLELINDVLDLSKIEAGHVALHEEDVDVAVVVGEVYALQELSLTSAGLAFDASFPRPLPRLRADRRSLRQILLNLLSNAVKFTPAGGRIAIDVTRAEEPSGTGLRIAVIDTGIGIPEEHRLTVLEPFRQVPGERIRNGAGTGLGLSIVRSLVEAHGGRLTLSSTPGRGTRIDLHFPPERVIV, from the coding sequence GTGATCCCACCGCAGCATCTGCACCTTTCCGTCGCAAAGGTGCCCGCTCTGAACACGTCTTCGGATCGCCCGAATCCCCCGTCGCCCCACCCCACGGCCGAGCAATCTTCCATCCACGCCGCCGACGACGCGATACAGCCGCACGGCGCCCTGGTGGCGTTGCGCAGCGATGGCGCGACGATTCTGGCCTGCAGCGCCAACACGGCGGACTTCCTCGGCATGGCTCCGGAGCGGCTGTTGGGCCGCAGCGTCGACGTGCTGGAACTGCCGGAACTTGCGGCGTTGCTGGAGGGTTTGGCCGCCATGCCGCCGGGCCTGCGGGCTCTGGGGCTGCATGCGGTCGTGACGCCGCCGGGTGGGGAATCGCTTCCGGCGTTTCTTCACGAGCATGGCGGGCGGGTGATCCTGGAGGTGGAGCGGCCGTCCGCCGGACCGGAGAGCCGCGGCGCCGCGGCACCGCCGCCCGGCCCGATGCCGGGGATCGCCACCCTCCGCGACGCCGCGGGTCTGGAGGCGATCGCCGCCCACACCGCCCACACCGTCCGCCGTCTCACCGGGCTGGACCGGGTGATCGTTTGCCGCTTCGACGCCTTGGGCAACGGCGAGGTGGTGGCGAAGGACCAGGCGCCGGATTGGAACCAGGCCGCTCCGGACCTCCATCCCGGCGCCGCCCTGCCGGCGGCCGCCTTCGATGGCGCCCCGGACGCGAGCCCACGGGTGCGTGTGATCCCCGATCATGCGGCGGAGCCGGTTCCCCTGCTGCACGCCGACGCCACGGTTCCACCGCCCGATCTGGCCCACGCGCAGTTGCGCAGTCCGGCGCCGGCCCGGCTGGATTTCCTGCGGCGGATGGGAGCGGGGGCGGCCCTGACCGTGCCGGTCGTCCATGGCGGAAAGCCGTGGGGGGTGATCTCCGGTCATCACCGGCGCCCTCATGGGGTGCCGCTGGCCACGCGGATGCTGGCGGCCATGGCCGCCGACGCGCTCAGCCTGATGCTGGACACCGCCGAACGCGCCGTGGAGCGCGAGCGCCGCGTCGCGCAGGCGGCGCGGCAAGCCGAGGTGAACCGGGTCAAGTCGGACTTCCTGACCGGGATGAGTCACGAGTTTCGCACCCCGCTGAACGCCATCATCGGCTACGCCGACTTTCTGCTTCATCCGGGAATCGGCCCGCTGACCGACCGGCAGCGCGATTGCATCGGCAACATCCGCGCCTCGGGCGCCCATCTTCTGGAACTCATCAACGACGTGCTGGACCTGTCGAAGATCGAAGCGGGGCACGTCGCGTTGCACGAGGAGGATGTGGACGTCGCGGTCGTGGTGGGCGAGGTCTACGCCCTTCAGGAACTGTCGCTGACGTCGGCGGGGCTGGCCTTCGACGCCTCGTTTCCCCGGCCGCTGCCGCGCTTGCGCGCGGATCGGCGATCGCTGCGGCAGATCCTGCTGAACCTGCTGTCCAACGCGGTCAAGTTCACCCCGGCGGGCGGGCGCATCGCCATCGACGTGACGCGCGCGGAGGAACCGTCCGGAACCGGTCTGCGCATCGCCGTGATCGACACCGGAATCGGCATCCCGGAGGAGCACCGCCTCACCGTGCTGGAGCCCTTCCGTCAGGTGCCGGGCGAGCGCATCCGCAACGGCGCCGGAACCGGTTTGGGCCTGTCCATCGTGCGCTCCCTGGTGGAGGCCCACGGCGGGCGGCTGACCCTGTCCAGCACGCCGGGACGGGGCACGCGCATCGACCTGCACTTTCCGCCGGAGCGGGTGATCGTATGA
- a CDS encoding 2-hydroxyacid dehydrogenase has product MRSDSPASRSVLLVTRRLPDAVEARAARDFDARLNPRDRALSGADIAALAAEAGAEGILCTAGDRLDAAAIAALPKGVRIVATFSVGTDHIDLNAAKARGLIVTNTPDVLTDATADIALLLMLGAARRASEGERMIRADAWTGWTPTQLLGTHLGGKRLGIIGMGRIGQAVAQRARAFGMTIHYSNRRRLPAEQEAGAVHHADPEAMLAVCDVLSLHFPATPETTRWLNAERIERLPPGAIVVNTARGSVVDDEALIAALASGRLAAAGLDVFENEPNLHPGYRGLENAFLLPHLGSATVETRNAMGFKALDNLDAFFAGAAPPDRVV; this is encoded by the coding sequence ATGCGCAGCGACTCTCCCGCATCACGGTCCGTACTCCTGGTGACCCGGCGCCTGCCCGACGCGGTGGAGGCCCGCGCCGCGCGCGATTTCGACGCCCGGCTGAACCCGCGGGACCGCGCGCTGTCCGGTGCCGACATCGCCGCCCTGGCGGCGGAGGCCGGCGCCGAGGGCATCCTCTGCACCGCCGGGGACCGGCTGGACGCCGCGGCCATCGCGGCCCTGCCCAAGGGCGTGCGGATCGTCGCCACATTCTCGGTCGGCACCGACCACATCGATCTGAACGCGGCCAAGGCCCGCGGCCTGATCGTCACCAACACCCCGGACGTGCTGACCGACGCGACGGCCGACATCGCGCTGCTGCTGATGCTGGGCGCGGCGCGCCGCGCTTCGGAGGGCGAGCGGATGATCCGCGCCGACGCCTGGACCGGCTGGACGCCGACCCAGCTTCTCGGCACCCATCTCGGCGGCAAGCGGCTGGGCATCATCGGCATGGGCCGAATCGGGCAGGCGGTGGCGCAGCGGGCGCGGGCCTTCGGCATGACCATCCACTATTCCAACCGGCGCCGACTGCCCGCGGAGCAGGAGGCCGGGGCCGTCCACCACGCCGATCCCGAGGCGATGCTGGCGGTCTGCGACGTGTTGTCGCTGCATTTCCCGGCGACTCCGGAAACCACCCGCTGGCTGAACGCGGAGCGGATCGAGCGTCTGCCGCCGGGCGCCATCGTGGTCAACACCGCCCGCGGCTCCGTGGTCGACGACGAGGCCCTGATCGCTGCCCTGGCTTCCGGACGGCTGGCCGCCGCTGGACTGGACGTGTTCGAGAACGAGCCGAACCTGCACCCCGGCTACCGCGGGCTGGAGAACGCCTTCCTGCTGCCGCATCTCGGCAGCGCCACGGTGGAAACCCGCAACGCCATGGGCTTCAAGGCGCTGGACAATCTGGACGCCTTCTTCGCCGGGGCGGCGCCACCGGACCGCGTGGTGTGA